The Tachysurus fulvidraco isolate hzauxx_2018 chromosome 4, HZAU_PFXX_2.0, whole genome shotgun sequence DNA window GCTTTCTCGATATGCCTTGCCGTGATTCTCGTTCTCCCCTTATGCCTCGCTGTGCTGTGACCATCCACTTATGCCTCGAGCCTTGTTGTGACCCTTGCTCAAGCTCTGAAACTTGCTGCTCTTTTCGCTCCTACTGGGTTATTAGGATTCCCTTGGATTTTTGGGCAGGGTCCCAGATTGTAATGTTGGGAGCCCTGCACTTCGGTCGGGTTTTTATCCTTACCTAAACATATGAAATGGGACATGTCTAACCTTTTGTGCTCTTGTGGGTAAAGGACACATCTATCCAAAGCATGGCCCAAACTCTAATGAAATACTTCACAGAAGAATAGAGGTTTAATATCAGAAAATAGGGATTAACTCCATATTATCACTCATTTTTGAGTGAGAAgttggtcaggtgtccacataccaTTTCAGTAAAATGTGATCTTTTTTCCTCCAGAACActggtttaaaatgatttggTAAAATCTCCCCAGAGAGAATAATAAGAGCTCAATGACTCTTAAGTTTGGAGAATACTTATAGAGAGATCTTAAGACACTCTTTCATGCAGAACATTTCAAGATCCTTCAAATTGTTATTGTTCTGAATGCAAATTGCCAGGTTCCCAACAGGAATCAGACCTGAAATACTAGCTGCAAAGCAACCCTGAATTATCAGTGATCCACCAGGTTATTTCACACTGGGGTATCACATGCGTTTCTTTGTATGTGGTTCCCTTATTTACTAACGATTCTGTTGTGACTGGCCAAAAGTTTGACATTGAACCCATCTTTTGATTAATGTTTGCTTATGTTCAGGAGTTGTAATTTGTGGGCTGCTCTCATTTATCATGTTACCTATCCAGATTCTTTTTAAAGGAAGTGGTTACAATTAAGCACAAGGCAATTCCAAGAATCAGTTAAACCACAATTTTGTAAGTGTGGTATTTGGTTTATCTTTTACCTCCCTTTGGCACTGTGCTGAGTATAGTATTTTGGAGAAATTACTGATATTTTTTAGTATAGCAATATTTTGACAGTTTCTGCATTGTTTATCCAATAATcagtaaaattattattagttataaagtattttaataatttacacAGACTGCAAggaattatgttttatattttatcagtGTAACATTACTGAAATagtttgattttaaaaataaaatctagtaCTCATCATTCATGAcaccataaaataaaatgcaatatatTTTTCCTGAAATGTAACTGCACAGTCATCTACTGTTTATACTGCTAAAGAGCACAGTCTTTATAGCAGGTCTTAACGTTAAATCCGATCACAGACAAACATTTTTCTGCCACTACTTAGAAAGGCCTTTTCCTTTCTGGATTTTGAACAACATACAAGGCAACACAATTCTCAGCCCTCTTCCAGTTATACCTAAGGAGAACACAAAGATATACACACTTGTAAAGTATACACACAAAGTAAAAGACACACAAATCAGTAAAAACTATGACTTCCAGTACATTTTCCCAAAAAGTGCTTTTGCTAACtgaattttacaaataaaacttaCTCTGTTGATTCAAGTACCAAAAGACAGTCCCCTTGAGAGAGATTGTAGTGTTGGCCATTCATTGAGACGCTTGAAGAGCCCTCCTAAAATGAATGGCagttaaagaaacaaatatgataGACCACATGGGCAGTGACACAATAATTAAAGAAGCAAATATGAGCAATATACTAGCTGCCAGATCCATCCATCAGTAGGTCTTTTAGTTGTCTCTGATTCTCCAGGACCATACAACATAACCTGAAAAGGAATCAAAATAATTATGTATGATGTGATGATCAGTTTTCCTTTCTTGATTCTATTTACCAGTGTCTTAATAAAATTTCTCTTTAAGACCCCAGTGCATTGCTTAAAACTGACAAATCACTTATTTTTATACTTGAATAACTTTGATCATTCTACAGTAAGTAAGATGAGAACCAGAGTAACATGCAATTGATGAACATTTTAAAAGCCCATATCAAAATATAATAAGTTGTAAATGTAttccaaaatgcaaataaattgaatatatatatttttttacaatagGGAACAGTTAACAGGTTTAGCATTGAACAAACAAGGTATTATGAAAACTGCAGGCTATGTGGGAATTCTGTTTCTAAGGATATCCCAGAAACCCCTGTCTTTTATTATTGTCTGCCACATGACAATACCCACAAATCAGATCAGGCAACCAACAGCTTGCATGTACAGTAGATTGTTCACTTACATTTCATTTGCCATGTCGGGAAATGTTACgctgattattttatattcagatgtatgttgtttgtgtgtgctcatAACAGGGCTTAATGTGTACACACATTGCATTTCCACAGACAAAATTTGTGTAGTATTAATGTCACATGACCACCTGGACAACCATGAAAGTAAACTTTATTGAACCGGAATAAATCTTACTCTTTTTCAAGTGACCTGGCCAAGAAGGCAGCAAAGAAGACAGTAAGTGAATGCCATAATAAATTAGTCTTAGATTAAAGACTGAGTTCAGCCTTAGAATAAAGAGAACAATGAtagaattttataaatatatacaagtGCTACGAAAACATATATCACCATAAAAAAATTTGTTGGAAAGATATTCAGCAAACCAACTGATGGGATATCCCAATAATATGAAGCCTTTTTACCAAGGTCAACTAATATAGAAATAGTGCGGTAGGAAAAGCACTAGATCACTGAATTTGTACAAGATCATGCAGTTTTCTTTCTTACCTCAGTCTCAAACTGAGTTCCAAACATGTTCAGAGGTTGTCCACTGACCAGTGCAGGCTTGTGCTTCCCCACCCAGTCTTTGAAGCAGAATGGAGTCATCACATTCATTGTGTTGAGAGGGAAAGGTGGTTTCTTGATTGGATCAGCTACAAACATTCATGTCAGTGAATAGGTTGTTGAAGTTGTCGAAATTATTATATTTGCCACAATGTATGTTGCAACCAGGGAGTGATTATAAAAAGGAGCCTTGTCAGTGCAAACATTTTGGGAATGGGAAAGATTTCATTAGCTATGAAGTTTCAGAACAGCACAGTGGCTTTCCCATAAATAGATGGAAAAAGTTCAAAATAGCAGGAATCCTTCCTATAGCTGGCTGCCTAACCAAACCAGGCAAGATAAGAGATTGAGATTGAGAGATTGATTAGATTGAGAGATGTCCTAAGGATTGTTGTGGCTGGACTCCAGAGTTCCTGTGCAAATATTAGAAAACCTTCCAAAaggttaaacatttttacagcacTTCACCATTGGCCTTTATGGTAATGAGGCCAGACAGAAGTCACATCTCAGTGTAAAATGCATGCAACCTAAATTGCAGTTAGCTAAATTAAACGTTACTAAGACCTCTCAAACTACGAGTAAGTAATTTTATAGTCTGATGAAATCAGAGTGCAGTTTATGACCTATGAAGTGAAGGTAAAGTATAACCACTTACTGTTCGTCATCTGACCAATTCTATCTGTAATGTGATGCCCAGTGATGTATGCATCATGCTGTGGGAACTGGGAGATGGGATCACGGTTAAGATGAAGGGATAAAACTACAGAAGCATTCTTGTGAAACCAACCTACTCCAGTGTGCTCATTATTTCAGGCTGTTTGCTATTCAAGATTTAAGGTTTGATAAACAACAATGACCTAATACACTAAACAGTAACAACACAGGTGTTTTTTGGGCCAAGAATGGCCTAACTAGAGCCTAGACAAGAAGCTGATTGAACATTACTGGAGGGACCTGAAAATAAAGTTATACGGTAGTTCTTCTCCCTGTCATAactgacagtgtgtgagagctacTGCAGAGAAGACAATCTCCTGCTGCATGCGATTTAACAGATTACTGATTGAATGTTTAGATTACTTGTGCAATAGTGcagtgaatttttttatatacattttttaaagctttgggaaaaatgtttttaaatttaaattcatttaaataatgaggAAAAAGTGAAGGCATCTGAATATTTTCTGAATGCATTGCACATTCTATCAGCTTCATATTGAAAAGATTGCAAAATATTGCGTTATGGGGTGTGTTTGAGTTCCCACAGCATGCCACAAGAgataaagtaaaaagtaaaccAACAAAATAAATGCTGATGATTAGAATGtcataaatgttacatttatattgATTTCATATGAAGAGAAgtgttcatattaaaaaaacGTTCAAAAATCTGACCACTTGGTGCAGAAGACAAAAAGCAGTTACCTGGGTCAGGCTTTCCAGTCTTATGCTGCTTCGATGCCATAAATCTGTCAGCAAAAGCAAAGTTTGTCTGTACTCAGTGTGTACTCAGAGATCATTTTTAGACTCATAACAATGACTTACTCCTGAATGACTGGAACTAGCTGAGTGCCCAGGTTCTCACAGTAAAACCAGCGCTCAAACAGGATGTCAGTACTGTTATCCACATAGtacctgaaataaaaaacaacctgctgaagaatatatatatatatatatatatatatatatatatatatatatatatatatatatatatatatatatactgtgtgtacaatTATTAGGCAAGTTGTATTTTTGAGGATTACTTTTGTTATTGTACAACTACAGTGCTCTTGGTCAATCCAGAGTGTTAACAAACCCTCAAACCTGAACATTTATGTAGTAAAAGTGAAGTTTTGGCTTTCTTAAGAGAATACATATGTACACTGTTATTAGGCAACTATTAGTGTGCGGAATTATTATGCaactaaatgaaaaacaaagatttttccatctcacttgtttattttcaccTGTTAATGTGAGGATAATAAACAAACTTTGTCGTTGCGTTGTCAGAGCGTTGTCTTGCATAAAAATCAGTCTTCTTCAAAGATGCAGACTTTTTCCTGTACCACTGCTTGAAGAAAGTGTCTTCTAAAAATTGGCAGTAGGTCTGAGAGTTGATTTTGAGCCCATTTTTTAACCGAAAAGGTCCAACTAGCTCATCTTTAATAATACCTGCCCATACCAGtaccccacctccaccttgctGCCGTCTGAGTCGAAGTGGAGCTCTGTGTCCATTAGTGATCCCATCCATCTGGTCTGTCAAGAGTCACTCTCATCTCATCGGTCcacaaaacatttgaaaaaccTGTCTTCAGATATTTATTGGCCCAAAGATTATGTGGTATTTCTGGCTGTGTTTGAATTAAGTATACATTTTTGAAACAGAATTATTGTTTAGATACCATGGGCAATGGTATGGTATGAtcagaaactttttttaattaagttgCCACAGTCGGTTTTGTGCTCAGGTCTCCTTCATAGAGTATTTGATGGCTTTGGCTGGATGGAATCAATGTTAGAACTCTAACGAGATCAGAAATTACACAATTTCATTTGACTCAATAGAGATATacaagggaaatgatttataatcaccagatgaggatgggtttacTCCCAAGTCTGGTTCCTTCCTAATATTGTCTCAGAAAGTTCTTCCTTCCACAATTTCATCTGACttgttcattaatcaacattTGGAATTTTTATATTCCTGCAAAACTGCTTTGGAACAATACCCATTGTTAAATGTGCAATACTCATAAAAGGTAAATACTTGTAATGTAACAATACATGGCAAACCAGTTTGATTGAGACATCTGTGTATTCTGTGCCCAGGGGACTTGGGGTACAAGTCAAGGGACAACCTCAACAAgatgccaatccatcacagggcacaacaATGCTAATTAGTAAGCTATGCCCACTCCATGAGGACCTATTGATAATATTAAAGTAGTAAATGTGACATAGTTTTAGTAGTATCTGGCTTAGTTACCGGAGACAGTCTGTCTCAGAGCGAAGTCGTCTCCTCTCCACCACTAGTCCCACTGTGTTGGCCTGCCTCTGAGGAGAGTGAGGGATTCGTGCTGGCAGCAAAAACATCTGGCAAAAAATAGGGCTAGAGCATGCATCACATTTACACATCCAAACACCCAATGATAATACTGATAGGTGCCAGGTGACATTTACACATCCAAACACCCAATGATAATACTGACAGGTGAAACAGTGAACTGACTACCATCAGAATCAGAGCTACAGCAGAGAATCAAAAGGAAGCTGACAGTTTAATCACCACAAAGTCATGATTCCTACCTCTCCTTCTCGGATGTGGACATCTTTGTGGTTGCCATTCTCAATCACTTTTAAGACCATGTCACCCCGGATCTGGTAAAACAGCTGAGACAAGAGACTGTGAGGTcagtaacaaaaacaacaatatgaCAGCTGGTTCACACAACCTGCGCTGTTTCATTTCATCCATTACTTTAAAAGTGAATTATCATCAAAAGTACAAATTTATCCGAAACAAACATTCACCAGGAAATTATATATAACTCTTTTTCTGTATTATAGTGGTGTCTTTACCATTTATTTGCACTGTTTACCAATTGTCACCATATTTAGGCATGCGCTGACCTCTACTGACCACACATTGCTATAACAATTGCACTGAGTGCTACTGACATACAACcagaagcatttttattttaactaattatttaattattattattattattattttttaactcatTGGTTAATTTCccaggttctttttttttatgaacttgGATTTGGATTTTGCCCAGATGAATGGATTTTATTCAAAGAATAAGTTaacattcaatcattttctaaCTGAAACTAcaacttattttattatttttctttttttttattattattttacatatgtATCAAATTGTAAATTATGAGCATAGCCAAACAGTAACTGGTAGTGGTTAATAAttgcaaaaaaagtaaaaggacTTTGTTCTTATTTGTAACTTAACTGTTAAAAGGGTCAAAGTTCAAATCCTCTAAACTTTGTGTAAGCATTGCGGCTCCTAAAAGTTAACAAACAATGTGTGGACATGAGAAAAACTGAAGGAAGGCAAGCATGGgccattttttaatgtattttacacACTAAAATTTCAAAATTATGAATTAAAGTTAGCGAAAAGTCATGTCAAAccatgtaaaaaatattttttaatagattCCCTAGGATTAACTATAAGTATTATATAGTTATTTATGAGTGAGTTGAATGACATTAAGAAGTTACAAAAAATAGTAGTTGATGTGTGAgtgattgcaaaaaaaaaaagggagattGCACCTGAAAAGCTACTCAAGACCTGGTTGGTTCTTCTTTAGCATGtccagagagaaaataaaaaaagcaggcTTTCTGAATAGTAATGCTTTACAATTGGAGGGCAATCACCTACAGTGCCTGTCTGAActcaaatcaaaaactgaagtGATATCAAATTGAGAAAATCAATGTCTTTCTTCAAATGGAGCAAAAATCGAATAATTAGTATGAGAGATTTGGAGCCTTAAGTTGCCTTTATGACAATTTTTATTGCAAAGACAtacttcacctcttcaccctctTCTATGTGGTAATCCTTCCTTATGTTTGGACCTCCAACATACATGATATTTAGCTGATAGAAGAACctgaatataatacattttagtaCAGTTTTAATCTTCTATGTAGATAATGTTAGTGTGATAATGTTAAATTACTTAATTATTATCTAATCTACTTACATTAATTTGTTGCAGACAGGTGGTAAGAAAGAATCCTCATTCTCCTTAATCCACTTGTCTATGCTGATATGAAGAGACTCGTTTGTCATTTTTCTTATTTGGTTTAGGCTACAGTGATATAGCAGCAGCAATTTTAAATACTTATATCATGCTGTGTATTTACTCTTCAGCTGTTAACACTGTACCTGTTTGCAAAGAGAATAAGGGGGTGGGAAGGAGCACAGTCCATGTGTAGAAGTGAGGTTATGCTAAACTAAAATCCTTGTTTACAATTCACTGTTAATGTAATAGTACATACTGCACATTAACCATGAATACAAACCTTTGGACGTTTGTTATAGCCTGGCTGTTACTATTATCTACTGTAAAAATATTCAAACACATTCGTTCTTAGAAGGAGGGGTTgataatgaatttttatttccttaagttgtttttgttatcccttattgttttattacttactttcattttttttttttgacaggtCAGTGTAAAGAAACAATGCAATGTGCATACACTGTTTTGCATGATGCTGCAGAGAAAGTTAACACTTGTGATGTTGTGGAATAtgaaaaatatagtaaaaaacatatagtgtacagtatatgagacTGGAGTTGAAGCACTGTGCTATAGAACTAATTCAAACaacatatattttctttatactgagtgtttaacatttacatCAGCAACTGTGAGGTCCATCGCTATCTCCGCAGCCGACGGTTGACTTTGACTTGTTGTGTATAATGAAGCATAAAAGCCGTAACTCCAACAACGCATCTCATTGTCCTTGTCATCAGAAATGCAAAAAACCGAATGTTAATGAATAATTTCCGGTGCTTTTGTTGCTGTGAACAAACATCAGTGGTCTGACTTTGCAAGACACAACttgttttttccacagaaaattaaatttttcttattttattttattaaaccttttatttttttatccgtGGAAAGTTGATCCTGTGAGAAAAAAGCTGGCTATTTCCGCATCCATTGGCCCCGTTGgccttccataacatgcacacgttaaataaaaataaaaataaaactgaaaaaagaaaaactcattttttaaaagtgaaaaCATCCTTACTAAAGCCATGAGGTATATTCGACCGAGGTTTAAAAAATAGTCGTCTTAGTGACCTAGTTTGTCTTCCTGCTATGTTGGTTTATGTTGATGAAAGCGCCGTTTAAACACAGCTAGTTGTTCGCTACTAATCTAGCGGTTAACTAGCTGACCTAGTTAATATATTAGCTAATTTAATTATTGTACATCATCGGTGGGTTATACAAAGCACACGTTACAAATATAGTTCTCGCgttaaaacactaaacaaacaaacgagcGTTATGGTGATGGCGGTAGATGTTATACAGCAGGAGCTTAGTAGGTGGATGGAGCTCCAGTGGCGCAATCGGTTAGCGCGCGGTACTTATATAGCAGTACAATGCAGAGCAATGccgaggttgtgagttcgagccTCACCTGGAGCACGAATTTTTAAAACTGAATCACGAATTTTTGAATTATGTCTATATGCTTACATCGAAGTGGATCATATCAAAATCAGCTATCAAATACTGTATTTCCGCACATTTAATAAATGCAGCTGTAAAATACACATAGATAATGCGACTAATGGTTACACGTTTTAATCCTTCAGTTGTCAAACATAGATTTTAAAATAACTTATTTTGAAGCTGTAGATATTTTTAATGTTCCTCTTCACGTTTAATAATCTAATTAAAGAATTACAAAAATATGCACctcataaaatgtattttttcctcACAGTACAAACGTTTATTGTATTTCATAgattttgttgctgttgtcaGAAACAATCTTTAACTGACAGTGACTATGCCAGTTTTTGACAGCAGAGGGCGGTATAAGTTCAACTATAAGGCATTTGCTTTCTTTTCGGCGTTCGGAGCCACGTGGTGGCAGTGGTGTCCAAGGTTTCCTAATGGActgcaattaaataaataaaaacatgctgtttgtttaaaagaaattgGTACTTTTATATATTGATACACCCcatggtgaaaaaaaatcacacaagaCTTTTCCCCCTTTAAGTGGCTTCATTTCTGTAAACATAAATGGTTAAGAGTCATATTCATATTGCAAAGATGATGCTGTCCTTGTTTCATCCATAGAAACACTGTctaagtgaattttttttttaaaagtaaatgttcCCTGTCTTGTATTTTTCCTCCCAGAATTCAGTGATGTTACTATTGTATTTCTAAGTCTAAAGAATGGGTCAGATGGATATAAAAGTGCTAGTTACTGGGGGCATGTCTGGTAGTGTGAAATGTAGATAAAGTGTTTTTGATGAGTTACAGGCCTCTGAAATGATATCATGTTGAATCAACCTAAATACAGACACTTGGCTATAACAACACACCCTCATAATTGTTGATTAACTGACTAACATTGGAATGAATGAACCAGAAGCTTGCTGATGATGTAAACAATATGACTGAATTTTTTTCTGAAGCAATGGATACAGGCCAGGATACAACCGACATGAGATCAGTGGAACAACAGGAGAAGTGGAAAACAGTTTGCATAAGTGTTAGGATCTGCTCATAACTCTTAATTACCAGTTGACACTAACGTTGTGTCATCAGAAGTGTAGATTGCTTCAAATGAATTATAAGCAGGATTTTACAGTGCTTCAGTGTTTTGATGCCTGCAAATGGAGCCATTTCAGGGCATCAAGGTCACTGTGCTTTGCGTCTCCAAATTACCTACAGttctccacacagacagagagacagatggattAATAATTACACACGTATTGTATACACTTTACTGATCCTGTGAGGGAAACTGTCATTACAGCAGCCAAACAAAGCACAGCAGAACAACATGCAAGTAATAACTAATTATTTTCAACCCACAGTATTGCTTAAATTAGACATTTTTGAGAACTAAGGGATAAAATTAGAACACAGTCATTCATCTTTAGGAA harbors:
- the haao gene encoding 3-hydroxyanthranilate 3,4-dioxygenase; its protein translation is MTNESLHISIDKWIKENEDSFLPPVCNKLMFFYQLNIMYVGGPNIRKDYHIEEGEELFYQIRGDMVLKVIENGNHKDVHIREGEMFLLPARIPHSPQRQANTVGLVVERRRLRSETDCLRYYVDNSTDILFERWFYCENLGTQLVPVIQEFMASKQHKTGKPDPADPIKKPPFPLNTMNVMTPFCFKDWVGKHKPALVSGQPLNMFGTQFETEVMLYGPGESETTKRPTDGWIWQLEGSSSVSMNGQHYNLSQGDCLLVLESTEYNWKRAENCVALYVVQNPERKRPF